Proteins found in one Sardina pilchardus chromosome 3, fSarPil1.1, whole genome shotgun sequence genomic segment:
- the LOC134077605 gene encoding monocarboxylate transporter 4-like — protein sequence MGGVSPDGPGGVRAPDGGWGWAVLFGCFVITGFSYAFPKAVSVFFKQLIAEFHVGYSDTAWISSILLAMLYGTGPICSILVNRFGCRPVMMVGGIFASLGMIMASFATSIYHIYLTTGVITGLGLALNFQPALIMLNRYFSERRPLANGLAAAGSPVALCCLSPIGQQLGHVYGWRGGFLVLGGLLLNCCVCGALMRPLTSDPKPKRRRDQETPRAVQDQKEAPATSDPAKPKAAAKLLDFSVFRERGFQIYTLAAAIMVLGLFVPPVFVVSYAKHMGAEDNRAALLLSILGFIDIFARPTCGVIAGLRWVRPRCVYLFSFAMIFNGTADILGSFASTYDELVVFCVFFGVSYGMVGALQFEVLMTIVGTERFSSAIGLVLLVEALAVLVGPPSAGRLLDYTHNYQYVFLLAGSEVVLSALVLATCNFLFMRKKEPEEPAVRERERGEHTHTHAHTHTEREHERGERERPPEEMQQIGPSSSSSSSATNPASNSASNPSSGHTSPALSPAPVAEVTSAKVEVEKQQQPMSSALCSSSLEEMTKVL from the exons ATGGGAGGAGTGTCTCCGGACGGGCCGGGCGGCGTGAGGGCCCCAGacggagggtgggggtgggcggtGCTATTCGGCTGCTTCGTCATCACGGGCTTCTCCTACGCCTTCCCCAAG GCCGTCAGCGTGTTCTTCAAGCAGCTCATCGCCGAGTTCCACGTGGGCTACAGCGACACGGCCTGGATCTCCTCCATCCTGCTCGCCATGCTCTacggcacag GGCCCATCTGCAGCATCCTGGTGAACCGGTTCGGCTGTCGGCCGGTGATGATGGTGGGCGGAATCTTCGCCTCCCTGGGGATGATCATGGCATCCTTCGCCACCAGCATCTACCACATCTACCTGACCACCGGCGtcatcacag gtctgggCTTGGCGCTGAACTTCCAGCCGGCGCTGATCATGCTGAACCGCTACTTCAGTGAGCGGCGGCCGCTGGCCAATGGGCTGGCTGCGGCGGGGTCTCCCGTGGCGCTGTGCTGCTTGTCTCCTATTGGTCAGCAGCTGGGTCACGTGTACGGGTGGCGGGGGGGGTTCCTCGTCCTGGGGGGGCTGCTGCTCAACTGCTGCGTGTGCGGCGCGCTCatgcgacctttgacctctgaccccaagCCCAAGCGGCGGCGCGACCAGGAGACTCCGCGGGCCGTGCAGGACCAGAAGGAGGCGCCGGCGACCTCCGACCCCGCCAAGCCCAaagcag ccgcCAAGCTGCTGGACTTCAGCGTGTTCCGAGAGCGCGGGTTCCAGATCTACACGCTGGCGGCGGCCATCATGGTGCTGGGGCTGTTCGTGCCGCCCGTGTTCGTG gtgagctACGCTAAGCACATGGGTGCAGAGGACAATAGGGCGGCGCTGCTGCTGTCCATTCTCGGCTTCATCGACATCTTCGCCCGGCCCACATGCGGCGTGATCGCGGGCCTGCGCTGGGTGCGGCCGCGCTGCGTCTAcctcttcag CTTCGCCATGATCTTCAACGGAACCGCAGACATCCTGGGTTCCTTCGCCTCCACGTACGACGAGCTGGTGGTGTTCTGCGTGTTCTTCGGCGTCTCCTACGGAATGGTGGGCGCGCTGCAGTTCGAGGTTCTGATGACCATCGTGGGGACGGAACGGTTCTCCAGCGCCATCGGCCTGGTGCTGCTCGTGGAGGCTCTCGCCGTACTGGTGGGGCCGCCctccgcag ggcgGCTGCTGGACTACACCCATAACTACCAGTACGTGTTCCTGCTGGCGGGGTCGGAGGTCGTGCTGTCGGCGCTGGTGCTGGCCACGTGTAACTTCCTGTTCATGAGGAAGAAGGAGCCGGAGGAGCCGGCGGTGCGAGAGCGCGAGcgaggagagcacacacacacacacgcacacacacacacagaacgggAGCACGAgcgaggagagcgagagcgccCCCCGGAGGAGATGCAGCAGATCGGCCCCAGCAgtagctcctcctcctccgccactaACCCCGCCTCTAACTCCGCCTCTAACCCCTCCAGTGGCCACACCTCCCCAGCGCTCAGCCCCGCCCCCGTTGCCGAGGTGACGAGTGCGAAAGTGGAGgtggagaagcagcagcagccaatg TCTAGTGCACTGTGCAGCTCCAGCTTGGAGGAGATGACGAAGGTGCTTTAA